The Balaenoptera acutorostrata chromosome 15, mBalAcu1.1, whole genome shotgun sequence genome contains a region encoding:
- the LOC103004158 gene encoding neuroendocrine secretory protein 55-like, whose protein sequence is MDRRSRAQQGRRARHGYNDLCPPLGRRAATALLWLSCSIALLRALATSSARAQQRAAAQRRSFLNAHHRSAAQVFPEPPESDHEHDEADLELSLPECLEYEEEFDYESETETESEIESETDFETEPETAPATEPETEPEDERGPVVPKRRTFDQSLTERLNALRLQSPDASPSRAQPSTRESESPRQGEEPEPEDKDPRDPEESEQPEEEEKQRRRRCKPKKPTRRDPSPESPSKRGPIPIRRH, encoded by the coding sequence ATGGATCGCAGGTCCCGAGCTCAGCAAGGGCGCCGAGCTCGCCACGGTTACAACGATCTGTGCCCACCCCTAGGCCGCCGGGCAGCCACCGCCCTCCTCTGGCTCTCCTGCTCCATCGCGCTCCTTCGCGCCCTTGCCACCTCCAGCGCCCGCGCCCAGCAGCGCGCGGCTGCCCAGCGCCGGAGCTTCCTTAACGCCCACCACCGCTCCGCCGCCCAGGTATTCCCCGAGCCCCCAGAATCCGACCACGAGCACGACGAGGCAGACCTCGAGCTCTCCCTCCCCGAGTGCCTGGAGTACGAGGAAGAGTTCGACTACGAATCCGAGACCGAGACCGAGTCTGAAATCGAGTCGGAGACCGACTTCGAGACCGAGCCTGAGACCGCCCCCGCCACTGAGCCCGAGACCGAGCCCGAGGACGAGCGCGGCCCCGTGGTGCCCAAGCGCCGCACCTTCGACCAGTCTCTCACTGAGCGTCTCAACGCCCTGAGGTTGCAGAGCCCCGACGCCTCCCCGAGTCGCGCGCAGCCCAGCACTCGGGAGTCTGAGAGCCCCAGACAAGGGGAGGAGCCCGAGCCGGAGGACAAGGATCCGAGGGACCCCGAGGAGTCCGAGcagccagaggaggaggagaagcagcgGCGGCGCCGTTGCAAGCCGAAGAAGCCCACCCGCCGCGACCCATCTCCGGAGTCTCCTTCCAAAAGGGGACCCATCCCCATCCGGCGTCACTAA